From the genome of Lotus japonicus ecotype B-129 chromosome 6, LjGifu_v1.2, one region includes:
- the LOC130725642 gene encoding wall-associated receptor kinase-like 10 has translation MESLHSEFSSPYTITVPTRVGNLHSIASQPIYNRDVKSTNILLDEKYRAKLADFGASRIVSVEATHLTTVVQGTFGYLDPEYFHTSQFTEKSDVYSFGVVLAELLTGQKAVSFARSGESKNLASYFVQCMEDNSLFDIVDKRITKDGKREHVIAVANLVKRCLELNGRKRPTMKEVTLELEEIRKLERKSSNAEQNHEEVEVVGIEDYQQPWTGYSTTSNSFPTLSSGTLSPNSGTMHIVALE, from the exons ATGGAG TCGCTACACAGTGAGTTCTCATCCCCATATACCATCACGGTACCCACTAGGGTGGGGAACTTGCACTCAATTGCATCTCAACCCATCTACAACCGAGATGTCAAATCAACAAATATATTGTTGGATGAAAAGTACAGGGCAAAATTAGCTGATTTTGGAGCCTCTAGGATAGTTTCTGTTGAAGCTACTCACCTCACCACAGTAGTTCAAGGAACTTTTGGATACTTGGACCCTGAATATTTTCATACTAGTCAATTCACAGAAAAGAGTGATGTCTATAGCTTTGGAGTGGTTCTTGCTGAACTTTTAACTGGTCAGAAGGCAGTGTCCTTTGCAAGATCCGGGGAATCCAAGAATTTAGCTTCATATTTTGTTCAGTGCATGGAGGATAATAGTCTTTTTGACATTGTTGACAAAAGAATCACAAAGGATGGGAAAAGAGAACATGTCATAGCAGTTGCTAATCTTGTGAAGAGATGCTTAGAGTTGAATGGGAGAAAACGACCAACTATGAAAGAAGTCACATTAGAATTGGAAGAGATCCGGAAATTGGAGAGGAAGTCTAGTAATGCAGAACAAAATCATGAAGAAGTTGAGGTTGTTGGAATTGAAGACTACCAACAACCTTGGACCGGATATTCTACAACATCAAATTCATTTCCAACTCTAAGCAGCGGAACACTCTCTCCAAACTCTGGGACTATGCATATTGTTGCATTAGAATAA